The genomic interval ATAAAGGCCGGATTCCAATTAGAATGGGTAGACTATATACTTGATTTCTACAGGATTATAAGAGAGGGACGTATGAGGCGAATTTCAAAAACAGTCGAAGCAATTTTAGGACGGAAGCCAATATCATTTGAAACCTTCGTGCAAGATCATATACAGTTATTCAAAAACAGAATTGATCCGAAAGTCAACAGTCAATAGCCAAAAATATCTCAATTATTTCGATGATCCAATTCGAGCCTTCTAATAAGTCAGGTATTAGATGATCCATTACTGAGTAATCCACCAGAATATGCGCTATTATGCAGAAATAGCTTGTGTCTGTAGTTTACTATCATTTAATTGGTTTCAAAAGCGACAAGTAGTGTAAAATTATTTGATTCATAACAATGCATAATAACGTCTGGCACTGTAGATCAGGTGCTGAATGTCAAAAAATTCGACTACAAATACTGCAATACGTATACCAACTGAAATCTATGAAAAAATTGAATTTCAAGCGTCCACAGAAGATAAAACAGTATCAGCGATAATAAACAATATACTTAGAAAATATGTATCATGGGACCAATTTGTAAGTGACATAGGATTTGTTTTTTTGCAAAAACCGTTTGTGCGAAATATCTTTGAACATATTTCAGACGACGACTTGGTAAAAGCAGCAAAGACTTCCTGTTATACTGGGATGAGAGACGCAATTTCTTTTCTTCATGGAAAAAATGATGTAGAAAGTATTGTAGATGTATTAAAGTTATGGTTTTCTGCATCCAATTTTAATAATAAAGTTATTCAAGTCGACGGGAAAATAGAATTTAGGATCCAACATAATCTAGGTCGAAAGGGTTCATTATACATAGGAACATTGATAAGTTCTCTTTTTGCAGATTTGAACTTTAAATCAAAAGAAGCTTTGCTAAAAGAGCATTCCTTGGTTATTGTCTTTAATTCTATTCATAAAAAATAATCTAAATATCTTGAGATTTAGTTCTAGTTCATTTGAAACATGCTTTGGTATGAGAACCATGCTCGAATTTAGCGAGTTTAGTTTACGAAAAAATTAATCTTATTTCGCATATCAGTTAATATAAAATTAAAACCATATAGTATAAAACATTCTTCCCTGCCTCTAATATAATAACTATACCTCAATCCTTTTCTTGATTGATGAAGGTAATAAATATTTCAGGAAATATTTGTTTATTTCAAATCTGCTTTTAATGCAAGAGGGAAAACAATCTGTTCTTCTTCTTCAAAGTGATTCTTTAGATTAGTAACAAAGTCGTTAATTTCTTTCTGAACTTTGTGTTGATATTGTTTTTCTTGCTCGTTTTGTTGTTGATAAAGATTATTTTCTATATTTGGTATTGTATATTTTAGGAAATCAACAACCCCATTATGCTCCTGCATTATTTTAATAGAATCGGTGGATTCTTCTTTTGCATTGTGCATTATAACACGCATTATTCTTGCTTCTTCTTCAACAGCGTGTTTTATTATTGATTCGCTCATAACATGTATGGTTTCTATTGCTTTGTTGATGTTATTTTCGTCACTGTATTTTGTTACTTGGTTTAAAGTTGATCTAAATTCTACATGTTCTTCTTTTAACCTACTAATCATTTGAGGAATTGATTCATTAAAATTAATTTTGTAATCCATTTATACTTTTATTTTATCATATGCATTAATAAGACTAATTAAAAATTCATTTTTTTTGTTTTTATTTGTTCTAGTCCTGCTCACATCTATTATATAATACAAGAGATAAGATATTTCAAATAAATTTACATGATTGTATGATAACATAATATCTTTCTTCTGGAAAAAGTAAATACAATAAATCAATGAATAAGATATAACAACTATAAACACAGTTAACACTAAATAAAATATCATATTAGCAGTGGTAAAAATAGTACTATAAACAATAACCCGTAAATGTATAAGGAAGGTGAACATGAGCTAAATTTGGTTTGGACTAGAAGGTTCATCACAGCTGCTATTGTCCAGGGAGCGATTATTGTTGGGTTGACAGTTTTCATAATAGTTGGGGAAATCTCGATAATAGAACCAGGCGTATCGAGAGTAATAGCAGCAGGAGGAGCAGGTACGTGGTTTACTTTTGGCTATGTCATGTATGTGGTAGTTGGAGTGATTGGTGTTGCAGTTTCGGCTCTCTTTTATTTATATATAGAACGGGTCCTCAAAAAACAGTACAAAGATCATAATGGTGCTAGAGTAGTGGCTTGGATGCATCTAATTCTGATGAATATGGGCAGTACTGTTGCGATGGGAATGTTGATGTTAGCCGGCTATGCTGGTGGAGCAGCAATGCTTCCAACTTCCATAGGGGGCTTAGGATTTGACTCAGGACAAGCCCATGAAATTCTGGCACCCTTTGTTGAGCCAATTGCTATTGCAATACTGATACTAATATTTGGAATAATCTGCGGCGGAATAGGATTTTTAATTGTAAACAGAAAAAAAGAATAGATCACATATACCTTCATGGCATAGTGGTTATACTTATTTTATTGGCGTAGATTGCAATTTAGAAATCCTATCATGTAAAACCATCTAAATTACCTATAATGACATTTTTATAGTTACTTTAATTGCGCTATCAACAATTAAAGTCACAAATTAACAAATGGTTTAATTCAACAAGATCAGTAATACTGACCTATTTATATCTCATTTCCATTTTCATACATGCTATTTGAATTAATCTAATCGATTTCCTTGTAAGAGATTAAATTGGCAGTGACTTGAAAAAGACCGTTAGATAAGTGAGCAGTAATAATCAGGAATATTATACAAAAAGAAAGACAAAGAGATAATCTTAAATTCATACAAAGTGATTGTTCCAAAATCCTCTAATAGATGAAAAAAGATTAATCTATCGATATGGTTCAAATAGATTTTACAGCCGAAGATATTAAGAACATAAAAACTCTCCTGCAATTCTCAAAGGATGCATGCCCAGTTGAGAGCTTAGAAGGGAATATAGATAATGATTATCTCGATAAGTTGATCCAGAAATTAGAAAACGTAAAAATTTGACATCGGGTGTATATTAAAGACTGAAGATACCTATCAATTTCTAATACGCATTTGAATATCGAGAATCCTTCTTTGTTTTGTCTTGATCAGACGAGGGTCGTACTTTTGAATCCATTTCCAGATTACAACATGACTTCTCTTTAGATTATGCAAAAAGAACATGGCTTTGGCAACGTTTCGTGTTGAATAGGTCTAAAAGTAGTCCAAGACAGTATAATTAGAGACTAGATTCTGTAT from Candidatus Nitrosocosmicus hydrocola carries:
- a CDS encoding hemerythrin domain-containing protein produces the protein MDYKINFNESIPQMISRLKEEHVEFRSTLNQVTKYSDENNINKAIETIHVMSESIIKHAVEEEARIMRVIMHNAKEESTDSIKIMQEHNGVVDFLKYTIPNIENNLYQQQNEQEKQYQHKVQKEINDFVTNLKNHFEEEEQIVFPLALKADLK